Proteins encoded in a region of the Deltaproteobacteria bacterium genome:
- a CDS encoding type II toxin-antitoxin system RelE/ParE family toxin produces the protein MNAQWRSSLKKAMRTHLENAPKQESKSRIKRLKGLRQPQYRLRVNEIRVFYDVNDGKGRVEVLGFVMKPETAKWLQLHGAPE, from the coding sequence TTGAATGCCCAATGGCGTTCTTCCTTGAAGAAGGCCATGCGAACCCATCTTGAAAATGCCCCTAAACAAGAAAGTAAGAGTCGGATTAAGCGGCTTAAGGGGTTACGGCAACCGCAGTACCGACTGCGGGTAAATGAGATACGTGTGTTTTACGACGTCAACGACGGAAAGGGACGTGTCGAAGTGTTGGGTTTTGTAATGAAACCCGAAACGGCAAAATGGCTGCAATTACATGGAGCACCGGAATGA